The nucleotide window tgagcagtttccttcctttccggcaactaagttaggaaggacgcctgtatctttgtagcgactgggtgtattgatacaccacccaaagcataattaataacttcaccatgctcaaatggatgtTTAATGTCAgctttaaaaaatacaaaatacattctATATTTTTAAACCATGTgccctttgtgaggcattggaaatcctccctggtctttgtggttgactcTGTCTGAAATTCACTGATCGATTGaaggaccttacaattatctgtatgtgtggggtacagggatgatttttgaatgactacctcatgtTAAACAGTTATTGctcacagtgagtccatgcaacttacggGTTTAGCACATTTTTTTGGggtcctgaacttatttaggcttgccataaaacaAAGGGTTCAATACAATTCAATACATTTTCATGACAAAATGGGGGTATTGTGAGTGTATACCAGTAAAATGTGTTTTCTCAATTGAATCACTTTTAAAATTCAGACTGTAACCCAACACTGTGGAAAAcgttaaggggtgtgaatacttactgaaGGCACTCACTGAATGATGGAACCCCCCCCAATTACACCATTTTGGACTCTCAAAATTATTCTGGTAATGGTGTACTTTGTATAATAAATCCAATCAACTTGCTCTCCTTATGAAGCCAAAATCCTAACCTGAGATCTACCCAAGTATTTCGATTTTTCGCCCAAGTCTTCCATTTTTGATATCTGTGCATCATTGAATTTACCCTGAAGTCTGAGTTAAGCATATACAGACTTGAGAAATGTGTTCTGTTCAAAGTGTCCACTCTAAACCTGTctgattttttttcttttctttttcctCCCCCCACACAGCTACAATGAGGAGAGGAACCTCCTTCGCATCCAAGAGCGGGAGCGGCGGAATCAGGGAACCTTCCAGGAGAAGGAGTTCTACCAGGAGACCGTTCCCCTATTCGGGGAACCCTATAAGGTCAGACTACTTCCTGTtctttcttttcttcttctctagGCCCTTAGTATGTCCTCCTGCAGTCCTAATAACAACTACAAACATTCCGACGTATTCCCAAAATACAGGTTATTTTATATGATGCTATTAATTATTCTATTTGAAATAAGAGAATTAGAGGCCAGAGGAAGTGTTTTGCTTGATGACTTCATGACCAATGCGTTTGCACGTTGATAATGTAACAGTTTGTTTTGTAACACAGCCCACGTGTCAGTGTGTCGCTCTTAAGAGATGAGCTGTTGTGAATTCGACTGCAACCTTTTATTAGAAACTCCTCAGAACATCTCGTTGATGTAGTTAGGCGTTGCTCTGGACGTGATGACCTGCGTTCATACCGTGACCCCCCCTCTTTGCCCTAGGTCTAGTTACCACTGAAGTCAAATAAAATTGGTTTGTCATATGCTtcctaaacaacaggtgtagactaatagtgaaatGCATCattacgagcccttcccaacaatgcgcAGAGaaaacacaaggaataaatacacaatgagtaacgtggtaccagtacagagtcgatgtgcaggtgTGTGAGGTAATTGACGTAGATATGTATGTATAGGTAGGGCTAAAGTGACTAGCAACAGCATAGATAATAAAGAGTTAGTGACAGAAGGGTCAATGCTGATTGTCCAGGTAGCTATTTGCTTAACTATTTAGAAATCTTTTGACTTAGGGGTAGACtatgttcagggtcctgttgggtCCAGACTTgatgcatcggtaccgcttgccgtgtggtagcagagagaacagtctatgacgtgGGTGGCTGGAGTGTTTGACCATTTGTAGGGCAAATTGTCAAACTCTCCAGCCACCCACGTCAtagacagactgttctctctgctaccgcacggcaagcggtaccgatgcatcAAGTCTGGacccaacaggaccctgaacagacaCCACTTGGTATCCAGGTCCTCagtggcagggagcttggccccagtgatgtactgggatatGCACACTGACCTCTGTAGCTCCTTGTGGTTTGATgctaagcagttgccataccaagcggtgatacagcctgtcAAGATGCTCTCATTGATGGAGCTGTAGTGAATGCTAGCTCCAGGCTCAAGggtgtttttttttaccttctCTTATGTAATTGGCTCAGCCTAGTGCAGGGATGGGGCAACTCCAGTCCCCTGGGGCCTGATTGGTATCACACTTTTGccacagctaacacacctgactccaatcatgatcttcagtttagaatgcaattagtttaatcagctgtgttgacGAGGATGTGGACAGTGTGTGACACCCCTCCAACCCCCGGAGGACTGGCGCAGCCCATCCCTGATTTAGGGAATAGGCCTGGCTTTGAGTCATTCTTAGGGAGGTCTGAAATGAGTTGGGGCCAgggtggactgtgtgtgtgcatactatatacatgcatttggaaagtattcagaccccttgactttttacagaTTTGGTTACATttcagctttattctaaaattgatttaaatttAATGTTtttcttcaatctacacacaataccccataatggtaAAGCGAAACCAGGATTTTAGAAacttttgcacacaaaaaaaaactgaTACCATATTTAtgtacgtattcagaccctttgctttgagactcaaaattgattgggtgaatcctgtttccattggttaTGCTTGATGTTTCTACTatgtgattggagtccaccttttgGTAAATTTAAAATttactggacatgatttggaaaggcacacacctgtctatataaggtcccacagtttgacagtgcatgtcagagcaaaaatcaagccatgagatcgaaggaattgtgtcgaggcacagatctggggaaaggtaccaaaacattctgcagcattgaaggtccccaagaacacagtggcctccatcattctaaaataaaatatgttttagaaccaccaagactctcctaGAGAGAGCTGGCCACCAGACCAAACTgaaatcgggagagaagggccttaatcaggaggtgaccatgaaccagatggagctctgtcagagtgaccaattTTTCTGCAGAAATGGTcatctttctggaaggttctgccatctctgcagcactccaccaatcaggccgttatggtggagtggccagatggaatccactcctcagtaaaatacacatgacagcccacttggagtttgctgaaagtcacctaaaggacattcagaccatgagaaataatattctctggtctgataaaaccaactctttggtctgaatgccaagcatcatatttggaggaaagctggcaccatcactacggtgaggcttggtggtggcagcatcatgctatggctATATTTttcagggattgggagactagtcaggatcaagggaaagatgaacagagctcCTTAATGATAAACTGCTccggaccttagactggggcgaaggtccACTTCCAATGAGACAACGGCCTTAAGCGCACAGCCTagacaacgcaggagttgctttgggacaagtctctgaatgtctgtgagtgtcccagccagagcccggacttgaacccgatcgaacatctctgaggcgacctgataatagctgtgcagctacgctcccatccaacctgacagagcttgagaggatctgcagactagaatgagagaaactccccaaacacaggcgtgccaagcttgtagcgtcatacccaagaagactctaggccgTAATCGCTGCTAATGGTGCTTCAACGTACTGAgaaaagggtctaaatacttatgtaaatataatatttcacttttatttttaatacatttgtaaatttCTAAACCTGCTTATGCTTGGTCATTATTGggtatgtgtgtagattgaggggagggggactttatttattttattttattttacctttatttaaccaggcaagtcagttaagaacaaattattattttcaatgatggcctaggaacagtgggttaactgcctgttcaggggcagaacgacagattttgtaccttgtcagctcggggatttgaacttgcaacctttcggttactagtccaatgctctaaccactaggctaccgactaattaatacattttagaataaggctgtaacgtaacaaaatgtggaaagtcaaggggtctgaactttacaaatgcactatgtacaaaagtatatagatacgaatgcactgtatatacataagtATATGGATACCCTttaaaattagtggattcggctgaCATCActtgagttccaaactgcctctggaagcaacatcggcacaagaactgttcgtcgggagcttcatgaaatgggtttccatggccgagcaacaGCACACAAGACTAAGATCACCAAGCGCGGGCTGGAGGGGTTGTAAAGTTTGCCGTCATTGGACTCTGGCGCAGTGAAACTGTTCTCTGGGGTCatgaatcaagcttcaccatctggcattcCGACAGATgattctgggtttggcggatgccaggagaacactacctgccacAATGCATTGTGCCAAGTAAAGttttgtggaggaggaataatggtctggggctttaTTACATTGTTCGGGTTtggacccttagttccagtgaaagtaaatcttaatgctacagcatacaatgacattctagatgattctgtgcttccaactttgtggcaactgttttgggaaaggccctttcctgtttcggcgtgccaatgcccctgtgcataaagcgaggtccatacagaaatagtttgtcgagatcgtgtggaagaacttaactggcctgcacagagccctgacctcaaccccatcagtgcccgaccttactaatgctcttgtggtctACGCAGCATGTGGATGGAAATCCCAGCCTGTTATTGGGTGAGGACTGCAAGTCCCCAAGTGAGCATGTAAATCCCAGCATGTGATTGGAGACAGATGGGAACCCCCAGCCAGTCATGTCCTCTGGAAATCGATGCAATCCCCAGCCAGCCACGTCTTCTGTAGATTATGGTGCTGTTCGGTTAATGAGGCCTCTTGGGAGCCCCCTACCGTGTCACTACTCAGGAGGGAGTGGGAACCCCTGAGGAGTACTCTAAACCGGAGGGCCAACCAGTTAGTCCTGTCCCCCATCAGAGCCTGTCAGCTCCAGCAGCCGCTTGTTATTTAAAGCAGGGGTGGTTTTTGTCTGGACTGGATACAGCTCTTGTCTAAATGGACTTTTCACCGGTTAATATAACTTGTGCAGCAGGTTGGGAGAATTGACATGGCAGGTCAggataattaggttaaggttaggaaaatggTTTGGGTTATCAAAAATAAATTTTTATGTCAATTTGACAAAAGCTATTTAGTCTAACGGTTCAAATATCTGAACTTGTATTAATCATGGTCAAATTACCAACCATGAAATTAGTTATTAAAATTGCTAAATCGTCTCTCCGcccaatggcaaaatgtgtagaattgcagaaaataacTATAAATGTATCTCTGCGGTCAAGTAGGGCTGCTAAAAAAATGTTGCTTGCAAGGTGTGGGGTGCCCCACAACACAATTTCGGGCCCCCAAAATGCTAGGGCTTTTGTCGTTATGGATGTGGCTATGCAGACCCTCGAGCCACTGCACTTCCTCATGAGCTACAATCAAAGTTGCCCACCCCTGATTTTTTAAAGGAACACAGTTCGCTATTTAGGCTCCCTAGGAAATAAGATGGTGTGGCTTAAAATAATGTAATTTGGTGAGACTCTCTTTTTAATTCCGTGTCTGTGTGCTGGTTGGCCTTCGTGCCCAGTGGGTCAGTGAGAGGCTGTATGAatctaaaaaaaataatattttatttatttatttaactaggcaagtcggttaacattcttatttacaattacggcctaccaaaaggccgcctgtggggatgggggctgggattaaaaatggaGGACAAAATGCATCGCGACAAAGACACCACAatactacatagagacctaagacaacaaagcatgatagcaacacattacgatgacaacatggcagcagcagcacaacatgatagcagcacaaaacatggtacaaacattattgggcacacgGAAGCGATGCATTGTCTGTGTTGTCAGGGAAGTGGGCCAAGATGAGCTTGAGAtggcttgagatgtttctaaacaatccttaaaacaaaacaaaaaaaaacatgaaaattaGAAATAGTTGTGAAAATATGAACCAAATAACGTTATTAGATCATTTTCTAGTCCTCAAGTAGCATACCACCCTTTCTAATTAACACCGCCTCAATCACTCTTTCAGTCAACCCTCCCTTTTCTCCTGTTAACTCAGTCATTTCTTATAAAGAAGCACTGCTTTCCCTTGGTGGCTGGCAGCTGTAAAGTATATCTCTTTACCATGGCTAAGCTGATTGCTTTGTTTGTTCAGTGGATGAATGGGAGGCTCTGTTTCCTTGGTCGGCTGCCTGTTGTGATGCATTTGGTTCATTCTGGCAAATCCTTATGTTGTGTTGGCGTCAGTTGGGTCTGTGAACAAGGCCAGCCTCTCAAGGTGAACAATGTTGTAGGATGAATTAGCTGTCACTAACATCCAGGCTTAGGGTTAGGTACTGCTGGTTTATTCACAATGCATAGCGTctcatattgaccagagagaagTGAGGTAGGAGCCTGTTAGGGACAGGCATTGTACTCCGCCCAGGCCATCTGATTGATGGTGAAGCAAAGCATAGGTGGATTCTTTGTCTTCACTAAGGTGATGCTGTACCAAAGGTGCTGGATAAATGGAAGGTGTCTTACTCAGGCGTTTTACCATTTTGACAAAAATTGGCACAGTTCCCGTCTGTTTAAGGGGTGGCTCTCCCATAGGCACCAATGCGACAGCAGTTTGGCCTGGTCTACTTAGTTCTTTGACCTGTATATGAACCAGAAATAAGGAGCCAGCGAGTTGTCTCGCTTCCCTCTTCAGTTTCTGTGTCTTCTACTGTAGGGACTTTGGCAACCTattctccacccttctcctgGCGTGTACTCTTGCACACTCCCCGCCATGCATTCCACAATAGTGGAAACTCCCTTCAAGCCAATGCTTACACCAATCCTATACGTTCTTAAAATCCATGACGGAGTGTGTTGGTGAAGGCTAAAGGTTGCATCCAGAtgcgtcccccccccccatctatctcctgAACCACAGCCCAACATTGCCCTTATTCTGAAGaggatgttttggaggacgcagtGAGCCCATACAGCCCTTTTggggttagctagctaatgtaacTGCAGAACTTCATCTTGTCTACTCTCCTGCTTTTTAAAGGTCATATTGATTGGTTGCCAAAAAGTCAGCTACATACAGAGACGAAGGGCAACAGTAATATTTAGATAGTTAAACCATGGTTTTATCTAGAAAGAACACAGTTCAGCTGATTTCTATCTAGTTAAATCATGGtttttaaaggtagactcagcgatgCAAAGTAAACATTTTAGCAGTATCAGGTCAACTTCCGCAACAACGAAGAGCGTGTAGCAAGATGTTATTCTCCTCCTCAGTCTCAGACTGTATTGTTCTTATTCATTTTCAAGGCTAACAACTACTGTCGCGCTGATAAGAACCCATCTTCTTAACAAACACTGATGTACCTGAGTAACCTTTTCTTTTCTGTTTCAGACGAACAAAGGAGATGAGCTGTCTAGCCGTATCCAGAGGATGCTGGGTAGTTATGAGGATGTGAACAATCCCAACACTCAGTGTTTGGACAGCAGCTTCTCTAAGGACCCTCAATCTCATGTCACCACAAAGTATGGCGGCCATCTCGCAGCCGAGACCGAGCGAAGCCTCCATTCCAGAACCCTCCTCAGTACGGGGCAAGCCAGAGCCAGAGTAGTGGTCCGCCCCCGTAGTAACCACTCTGGCCAGCCTCTGAAGAAGATCCACGGTCCTTCCTCCTCCTACACCCAGTCCTCCCTGAGTCTCAGCCAGGGCCAGGCCTGCCCAGACCCACACCAGAGAAAGACTGAGCTCTGGCCAGACCTGAGGGAGTGCCagtcttcctccagtcctctccgcCTGTCCCCCCCCCAGCCGATCCCCTATCCCCCCTACATTCCAGTGACCCCAGCGACTCTGAACACCAGGACTCCCCACTGCACCCTGAGAGGCTCCCGCCTCTCCCCACACCCTGACTCACACTTCCCCATGGTGTCCCCCCTGGATGACCCCCAGAGAGCATCCCACCTCCGGCCATCGATGGAGCAACCCTACCCTCTCAGACCTTCCTCCACCCCTGGCCTCCAAACCCAACCTGGTCATGCCCCAGAAGCCAACAGCCTACGTCCGCGCTCCATGGACGGCCAGGACCAGGTGACCAGCGAGCCCGGACCTCAAGCTCCTCTCCAGAAGACTTCCATGGGCAGTCTTATCATGAACCCTTACCAGACTTGAAAAGCACCAAGCCCAGCCTTTCCAAACTGAAGATACCATCACAGTCTATAGAGGTAAGCAGAATCATGTTCTGTttttaactgtgtgtgtaggtgtgttccTTATTTTGACTAGCCTACATAGCCTGCTGTGTGAGAAATATCAGTTAATACCAGACGATAATGAACACACAAGCCTGGGAGATTGGGTTTAAACTGGACTTTAGATTAGAACTGACGGTGGACTTTAGATGGAAGAAATAGTTGGTCAGCAAAGAAAAAAGTTAAACATTACGTAACATCAAACTAACAAACCTTGAACATATCCTAAAAATGGAACATGTATCAGATGGGCCTGTTTCTTAGTTGGTTAATATTGAACTTTGAATGCCTCGACTTGCTCTGGAAAGTAGCTCTTCCAAAGTTTGATCAGCTTAAAACTACAGACGGATAACCATTTTTGGAGAGACAGCATTCAGGCCCAGTGTCGATGTAGCTTATTGACACACTCTGTGAGGCTAGGTCAGCTCAGTGGAAATCATGCAGAACGAAATGTCAGAGATTTGCATGCTCTAGTCTAGTCCTATTCTCTTCTGGGGGGAATATTTCCATAATTGTCTTTGAGACtttgtttgtgtcccaaatggcaccttgttcccTTACCTAGTGTACTACTTTTTGAGCGGggcctcatagggctctggtcaaagtagtgcactataaagggaatagggttccatagggctctggtctaaagtagtgcactatatagggaattagggttccatagggctctggtctaaagtagtgcactatatagggaatagggttccatagggctctggtctaaagtagtgcactatatagggaatagggtgccatttgggatgcagactttGCGATGGGACCTCACCCTGCCTGTTTACCTGTAGGAGGAACAGACAATGGACACCAACAGAGAAATAATCTGTCCCCTAAATTTAGTGCATTCCACACCTGTGTCCTGTAGTCTCCAATGATAATGAATGCTCACCGAGAGACAGATGGGTGACCATTTGTCTCAATAAGTGAATGCTGGCATAATTGGTCTAATCGTTAGAATGTGCGTCTTTTTCCCCTTTTTCAAGATTTCACACTTGTCTTGATACAGGGTcggcctagcggttaagagcattgggccggtaaccaaaaggtcactggttcgagtCCCTGAAGCCGACGAggttaaaaataaaatatgtcTGTCTGTGCCTCTGGAGCAGTTTCTCCTGTGAGTCTCTGGATCAGAGCTTAAATGACTAAGATACAGTACCTAAGATGGTGTTCATATTCTACTTGTTGCAGCATGAATGCATTTTTTCTTCAAAATCTCACACACGgcccacataatgacaaagtgaaaacaacatGTTTTTAGACCTGTTTTCACATTTTATTGAAAGTTAAATATCTAATTGACGTAATTATTCACACACATTGAGTCAATGTATGTATTGAGTCACCTTGAGTCAATGTATGTATTGGAGTCACCTTAGTGACCTTCGGCAGCGATTTTTACAGCTGTGAgtccattttcaagtcttgccatagatttttaaagtagatttaagtcaaaactgtaactcggcaacATTCATTACTTCTGGTCggaaactccagtgtagattagTACTTGTTTTAGGTAGAGTGTCAACCAATTGTGATTTTTCAACACCGCCACTGacttggaggaccaaaaaaaaaaaaacgttttgagAAGAAAGTAAGCTAACGTTTAGGTTCCTTGCTCAAAacacatgaaagctggtggttcagagaatcttgtttctaatggtctgaGATGAGTCTTAAGGTgctttttgacaaactccaagcgggctgtcatgtggcttccatctgccaatctaccataaaggactgcttggtgtagtgctgcagagatttttgtccttctggaagattctcccatctccacagaggaactatggagctctgtcaaagtgagcatcgggttcttgttcacctcactgaccaaggctcttctcccccgattgctcagcttggcttggcggccagctctaggtctTTGttgttctaaacttcttccatttaagaatgatggaggtcactgtgtggaccttcaatgcttcagacatttttggtacccttccccagatctgtgcctcgacacaattactgtctcagagctctacggacaattccttcgatctcattacttggtttttgctctgacatgcactgtcaactgtgggacattatatagacaggtgtggctttccaaatcatgtccaatcaattgaatttaccacaggtggactccactaagttgtagaaacatctctcgGATCGTCAATGGAAACGGATGCACCTGCGCCAAtgttcgagtctcatagcaaatggtctaaatacttatgtaaataaggtatttctgtttttgttttgaatatatttgctaaaatgtctgAACTGTtttctctgtcattatggggtattgtgtgtaggttgaggatttttattttaatacattttaacaaaatgtagaaaagtcaaggagtctgaatactttccgaatgcactgtatatagcacAATCGAATGGTTTTGACCGTTTAGAAGTTTTTATGGAGTGATCCTCTTCGATTCGTCCATGCGGTGCGCCGCAAAAGAGATTCCCGTTATACAGGGTTTAGTTGATAATTTAATCTCTAAAAATTACCATATACACTGTTTTTTGTTTAAACAAACACTTCCAAAGCTATTGCTGATGGTGCAATTAAACAATCGACATAACATTTATTGTCAGCCCCGTTCAGCAGGTATAGCCAGATGACTTGCCTCCGTAGCTTTTATTCCAGTGAAACAGAATTTTCAACAGGGGATAGATGGCAGTAACCAAGGAAATTAAATGCGTTGTCACTCAATGAAGAAGACTCATCAATTGTCACAAAAGATTATGTATTTTTGGAAGGTAGAAAGAATAATGTAATCAATAGATTTTGTAACGTTTGAATCCATTTTCGGAGCTATGCAGGCTAGATTTGGACCGATTTCACTTGTAACTATGCATCGACCCCCGATTTTAAATGTTTATCTGTGAATTGTTACAACCCTGCTTGAGTCAACTTGACTAATCGGGTACTGTATGTTTTTGTAGGCCTAACAAATTCACTATGCAATGAATTCATTCCCCCCACTAATCACCTCACGGCCCTCATCATACTTGCAGATCAGATTTATAAAGCCTCAAACCACTAGAGAATTCTCCCCTCAGGCTGTTTTCACAGGGTTTCTTCTAGATCAAAATGGGGCTTAGGTGGTGGGCATAGCGAGGGTGTGACCAATGGCGTGGTCTCCGATCTAATATTTTATTGCCCTCGGTAGCTGAGAACatttaactgttttaaagtggttcttcacattttgccatggggcggagagaaatcTTTACGGTTTTAAACCTAGTTTCCTGCTATTTTACTCATTTTGCTATGCTTTATGCCGTATTGTTattctgagtgactcaaacatagTAATTAAAACCAATCATaccattacattttttaaaattttagATTCTCCCTGAcgattatttatatatatatatatatatatatatatatatatatatatatttttttatgttgcCCTTTCCAATACTTTTCTATGCATAAACCCTGGAAGAGCTGAGCTTGTTGACGATACTGTTTTGAGCCAAGATTATTCGCCAACTTTCTCTCCACCCAGTGAGGACGTCTtctgagagcagagtggcacaCGTCATAGTTTTATTAACCCAGCCATTCCAAGGCTTGTCCACAATCCAAATATATTAACCGGTCTTCTTATGTGGATTGTGGCCaatcccctctcaccctccctacCCACAGCCCAAGCTGCACCTGCAGCAGCTCTGCTCATTGTTGGGACCCCTTCTCGCCCTGCCCTGGCCCCTGCCTCGCCCGGCCCTGGTACACGTGGACACTCACCCAGCAGTGCTGATTTGGCAGGCTGCTGTTTCCACTCCATTGCGGGCGCTAATCCAGCAGAGGATAGCTGTGTAGTGACTCATAACCCCGAACCTTCAACTCACCCCTCACTCTACAAACTGAACACGAATAGAGCTGACGGGGTCAGATAACTCTCCTAGTCATTGTCAGAGAGACACATCTGTTCTTGATTATATATTTCTATCCGAACATTCCACAATGTTGTGTCCTACTGAACACACGCAGTCCTGATGTTTCATTGATTTGAATCCATAGTGAATGTCCCGGAGAGTGGGTGATGTAGAGGTGTTTTTTTGTGTCTGGGGTTCCATTGGTTATCGAGCTTGAAGCTGCCTGCCTTCCCTTTCCGGCTACTTGAAGCATTGTGCTCCACTCTGCTGTCTAAGCCTTGCCTCAGTCATACAGTAGTGTAATGCTTCTGTGATTTAACAATGGAATTtagcactctgtctctctctgtctctctctgtctctctctctgtctctctctctgtctctctctctgtctctctctggttgtttACCTGGGCAACTCAGACTCTGAGACACCGGGGAACTTTTGAGTGGGGGCTGAAGGTACGGAGAGAAACTGTTTGGTTAATAAGTTTCCACATAGACCTATGAACTAAAACTAAAGAAATGCTTGCTTGTGAACAGTCTTCAATACGCTCAGCAAATGTTTTAAGTAAAGTACTGATTACAGAAGTGAAGCCGAGACGAAACATAGTAACGCGTTGGATCTGTAGCACACATGTTGGACAT belongs to Oncorhynchus masou masou isolate Uvic2021 unplaced genomic scaffold, UVic_Omas_1.1 unplaced_scaffold_2724, whole genome shotgun sequence and includes:
- the LOC135533851 gene encoding AF4/FMR2 family member 1-like, which gives rise to MAARSSYNEERNLLRIQERERRNQGTFQEKEFYQETVPLFGEPYKTNKGDELSSRIQRMLGSYEDVNNPNTQCLDSSFSKDPQSHVTTKYGGHLAAETERSLHSRTLLSTGQARARVVVRPRSNHSGQPLKKIHGPSSSYTQSSLSLSQGQACPDPHQRKTELWPDLRECQSSSSPLRLSPPQPIPYPPYIPVTPATLNTRTPHCTLRGSRLSPHPDSHFPMVSPLDDPQRASHLRPSMEQPYPLRPSSTPGLQTQPEDFHGQSYHEPLPDLKSTKPSLSKLKIPSQSIETLSHEADCVEDILREMTHSWPPLLTAIQTPSTVEPSKFSFPVKEAQHVPPASPGQ